Proteins encoded by one window of Primulina huaijiensis isolate GDHJ02 chromosome 1, ASM1229523v2, whole genome shotgun sequence:
- the LOC140982605 gene encoding uncharacterized protein isoform X2, whose product MTMKVVSCAKKPIKRSNKRRLRTVFRKFLNYMKSDTYMFSPLISPQSSATFSPASLGKGSGEPTKKHDKYLKCDSFMYAPMVLDSAVETTNALTGVHSHRKEDPSVCCDLIGKSSDKTMLDIGNGMDSLRENVCDDCYTSTRQIAIKRALAPKERVKHAVHQNCRPMSVPGKGLFQKETHKIAVE is encoded by the exons ATGACCATGAAAGTTGTGTCCTGTGCCAAGAAACCCATCAAGCGTAGCAACAAAAGAAGACTGAGAACTGTTTTCCGGAAATTCTTGAACTACATGAAATCGGACACCTATATGTTTTCGCCGTTGATTTCTCCTCAATCGTCTGCCACATTTTCACCCGCTTCATTGGGTAAAG GATCGGGTGAACCCACTAAGAAACATGACAAGTATTTGAAATGTGATTCCTTCATGTATGCCCCAATGGTATTGGATTCCGCTGTGGAAACTACAAATGCTCTTACAG GAGTGCATTCTCATAGAAAGGAAGACCCTAGCGTGTGTTGTGATCTGATCGGGAAAAGCAGTGATAAAACTATGCTGGATATTGGAAACGGGATGGACAGCTTGAGAGAGAATGTGTGTGATGACTGCTACACTTCCACGAGGCAAATAGCTATTAAACGGGCACTTGCGCCGAAGGAAAGGGTCAAGCATGCGGTTCACCAAAACTGCCGCCCTATGTCTGTACCAG GAAAAGGGCTGTTTCAGAAAGAAACGCATAAAATCGCGGTTGAGTGA
- the LOC140982605 gene encoding uncharacterized protein isoform X1, whose protein sequence is MTMKVVSCAKKPIKRSNKRRLRTVFRKFLNYMKSDTYMFSPLISPQSSATFSPASLGKGSGEPTKKHDKYLKCDSFMYAPMVLDSAVETTNALTDFLLCTLGVHSHRKEDPSVCCDLIGKSSDKTMLDIGNGMDSLRENVCDDCYTSTRQIAIKRALAPKERVKHAVHQNCRPMSVPGKGLFQKETHKIAVE, encoded by the exons ATGACCATGAAAGTTGTGTCCTGTGCCAAGAAACCCATCAAGCGTAGCAACAAAAGAAGACTGAGAACTGTTTTCCGGAAATTCTTGAACTACATGAAATCGGACACCTATATGTTTTCGCCGTTGATTTCTCCTCAATCGTCTGCCACATTTTCACCCGCTTCATTGGGTAAAG GATCGGGTGAACCCACTAAGAAACATGACAAGTATTTGAAATGTGATTCCTTCATGTATGCCCCAATGGTATTGGATTCCGCTGTGGAAACTACAAATGCTCTTACAG ATTTCCTGCTCTGTACATTAGGAGTGCATTCTCATAGAAAGGAAGACCCTAGCGTGTGTTGTGATCTGATCGGGAAAAGCAGTGATAAAACTATGCTGGATATTGGAAACGGGATGGACAGCTTGAGAGAGAATGTGTGTGATGACTGCTACACTTCCACGAGGCAAATAGCTATTAAACGGGCACTTGCGCCGAAGGAAAGGGTCAAGCATGCGGTTCACCAAAACTGCCGCCCTATGTCTGTACCAG GAAAAGGGCTGTTTCAGAAAGAAACGCATAAAATCGCGGTTGAGTGA